The Papaver somniferum cultivar HN1 chromosome 3, ASM357369v1, whole genome shotgun sequence genome includes a region encoding these proteins:
- the LOC113357320 gene encoding peptide methionine sulfoxide reductase B5-like, which yields MATSTSTLQFQLLRPSNLFLRKPSLLISSTPKTHLTQYLSHIHSPIKSTYSQFTSLSSSSSKPRFSVSSESNFGGFLSNQKRRRGFYSERRGVVAMAGGPVQKSEDEWRAILSPEQFRILRQKGTEYPGTGEYNKFYGDGVYTCAGCNTPLYKSTTKFDSGCGWPAFFEGLPGAITRTADPDGRRIEITCTACGGHLGHVFKGEGFKTPTDERHCVNSVSLKFSPGS from the exons ATGGCTACTTCTACTTCAACTCTACAGTTCCAACTTTTGAGACCCTCAAATTTGTTTTTAAGAAAACCCTCCTTATTAATTTCTTCCACGCCCAAAACTCATCTAACCCAATATCTGAGCCACATTCATTCTCCAATAAAATCTACTTATTCTCAATTTACatctttatcatcatcatcatcaaaacctaGATTCTCAGTCTCTTCTGAGAGTAATTTTGGTGGGTTTTTGAGTAATCAGAAGAGAAGGAGAGGGTTTTATAGTGAAAGAAGAGGAGTAGTAGCTATGGCTGGAGGTCCTGTTCAGAAATCAGAGGATGAATGGAGAGCTATTCTGTCTCCTGAACAGTTTAGAATTCTCAGACAGAAAGGAACTGA GTATCCAGGTACTGGTGAATACAACAAGTTTTATGGTGATGGGGTTTATACTTGTGCTGGTTGCAACACACCACTATATAAATCAACCACTAAATTTGACTCTGGTTGTGGTTGGCCAGCTTTTTTTGAGGGTCTTCCTGGAGCCATTACACGGACT GCGGACCCTGATGGAAGGAGAATTGAGATAACTTGCACTGCTTGTGGGGGTCACCTGGGACACGTTTTTAAAGGCGAAGGGTTTAAGACACCTACAGATGAACGTCACTGTGTTAATAGTGTTTCTCTCAAGTTTAGCCCTGGTTCTTAG
- the LOC113357322 gene encoding phosphatidylinositol-glycan biosynthesis class X protein-like, producing the protein MDIRGPLYVYLLLAFLLIHLPTRSVGKCNNLQHTSSLPCSEKYLSESYLNKHDIIIDSNFQSFLKHDFLLHPCKSFENLNTVIKVPVLHRDLIGEGSHRRLFSSLRVSIQPHTTISELPEHFCEAVVIERLPSGVFADPFELQHLVQRGVFVDAAVFGDTNLELPSALSNRSVVEVHMDIGHNILSKHTDELKINLELPLHARYPPLDGSGYSNVEVSIPDLFIRCSTERNGARERCFWAKRAEHVQSLADAVLWRIPSGNKAHSQIVSYVTFTAAFLSTVLIVLAAVCYSPNTSSSKSLKKLRKS; encoded by the exons ATGGATATCAGGGGCCCACTGTACGTGTACTTGTTGCTTGCATTCTTACTCATCCATCTTCCAACAAGATCA GTTGGCAAGTGTAACAACCTACAACACACCAGCTCATTGCCGTGCTCGGAGAAATATCTTTCGGAATCTTACTTGAACAAACACGACATCATAATTGATTCTAACTTCCAAAGTTTCTTGAAGCATGACTTTCTCCTTCACCCCTGTAAATCGTTCGAAAATCTAAATACAGTGATTAAAGTACCAGTTTTGCACAGGGATCTGATTGGTGAAGGCTCTCATCGTCGCTTATTTTCTTCCTTAAGGGTCAGTATCCAGCCTCATACAACCATATCAGAGCTACCAGAGCACTTCTGTGAAGCCGTGGTTATTGAAAGACTACCATCTGGAGTCTTTGCAGACCCATTTGAGTTGCAACATCTCGTCCAACGTGGTG TCTTTGTAGACGCTGCTGTTTTTGGTGATACAAATTTGGAATTACCTTCGGCTCTTTCCAACAGATCAGTTGTCGAAGTTCACATGGATATAGGTCACAACATTCTATCGAAGCACACCGATGAATTGAAAATCAACCTAGAGCTTCCATTGCATGCACGATACCCG CCTCTTGATGGAAGTGGTTACTCAAACGTGGAAGTGAGTATTCCAGATTTGTTTATTCGTTGCTCCACTGAACGTAATGGGGCACGCGAAAGATGTTTTTGGGCGAAAAGAGCTGAACACGTCCAATCCCTAGCTGATGCTGTTCTTTGGAGAATCCCTTCTGGCAACAAGGCACACTCTCAAATAGTATCTTATGTTACTTTTACCGCAGCCTTCTTATCCACGGTGTTAATTGTTCTTGCTGCTGTATGCTATTCACCAAATACCAGTAGCTCTAAAAGCTTGAAAAAACTACGAAAAAGCTGA